CGGGCAATACCTGTTGATCCCGCAGGGCGCGAAGCTGATTGGCCAATACGACAGCTCAGTCGCCTTCGGTCAGAGCCGCATCCTTCTCGTCTGGACGCGCATCATCATGCCGGACGGCAATTCCATCGTGCTGGAGCGGCAACCGGGCGCCGATACCCAAGGCTATGCGGGGCTCGAAGACGAGGTCGATAACCATTGGGGCATGCTGTTCAAGGCCGCCGTCCTCTCGACCCTCCTCAGCGTCGGCGCCGAAGCCGGTACGAGCCAGAACGAGAACAATCTCGTCCAGGCGATCCGCTCGGGCGCTTCGAACTCGATCAGCCAGACCGGCTCGCAGATCGTTCAGCGCCAACTCAACATTCAGCCGACGCTGACCATCCGGCCGGGCTTCCCGGTCCGCGTTATCGTCACGCGCGACCTGGTGCTGGCGCCCTACGGCCACGGAGGCACTCCATGACGAAGCTCAAACTCGGGCCGCTGACCGACGACAAGCCGGTCAAGATGAGCGTCGAACTGCCCGCCGCCGTGCATCGCGATCTCGTCGCCTATGCTCAGGTGCTCGGCCGGACGAGCGGCCAAACGGCGCCCGATCCTTCGAAGCTCATCGTGCCGATGATCGAGCGATTCATGGCGACCGATCGCGCCTTCGCCAAGGCGCGTCGCGATCGGGCCGCTCAGGTCGCTGGCGGTTCGGCCGAGAAATCGGGATAGTTTTCGCGCAACATCGCCAGGAACGATCCCAGCGCGGGATTGCTGTTCGCATCTCGCCAACAGGCCATGAATTTGACTTGGGTCGGACCGTCGTCGTCCCAGACTTCCCGGTAGACGACGCCTTCGTAGCGGCCCCCCGTCGCGCCCTCGAACATCAGGAGCGTTCCATAATTCGCACTGACCAGGCTCAGCAGCCTGTCCAGTGACGAGTCCTGATGGACGATCCGCTGAGAGCCGACGGCATGACGAAGCTTCGCCATGAGCAGCCCCTCCAACTCCGGCCCAGGGCCTTGCTGTGGGACGAGAAATTTTTCGTTTGCGAGATCCGCCCAGCGAATCCTCGAATTCTGACCAAGCGGATGATGCTGCGGGAAAGACACGATCACCCGTTCGCTCCAGAGCGGGAGCATCCGGCCGTCCCAGGTGGTCGCATGGCCGGTCATGATCGCAATATCGACAGCGTTCCCCGCCAGAGCGCATAGCAGCCGATCCTGGCTGCCGTCGACGGTGCGCACATCCACATCCGGAAAACGCCGATGGTATTCGACCAAAGTCGCGTGCATGTGTCCCGCCGAGGGAGAGGCATGCACGCCGATCGTCAGGAGGCCGAGTTCGCCACGGCTTCTGCTTTTGATCCGTCGGAGCTCCGTGTCCACGTCATCGAGGATCCGTTTGGCGCTCGCGACGAACTCCAATCCCACCGTGGTGAGGTGAGTGCCGCCATTCGTCCTTTCGAACAATACCACGCCAAGCTGGCGCTCGATCTCGTGCAGCCGGCGGCTCAAGGTCGATTGGCGTATGTTCAGAGCTTCCGCCGCCTGCCGCAGGCTGCGGTGCTGTGACGTCACGACAGCCAAACGCAGATCACTAAGCTCTACATCCACACGACTCACTTCATCGGCCTGGACGGGCCGCCTTTCACAACTTCGCCCCCTCCTGCGTCCCCCTTTCGTGATCGACTCTACCCAAACGAATGTGTCGAGAGCTTGGTTCGATCCAATGTCTCAGGCCGGCAATGGATCGGTGCCGCGATCGAGCAGGGCCAGGTAGTCCGAATAGGCGTAAATCCGGCCGCGCTGCCGTCCCGTGGTCTCGCGCACGACACCGATCTTGGCGAGATTTTCCAGCGCCGTGCTGGCGGTCGGGAAGGAGACCGCAAGTCTCTCGGAGACAGTCTGGATGGTGACGATCGGGCTGGCTTGAATCAATTCGTGGACCCGGAGCGCCGACGGGGCCGCACGGCCGAGGCCAGCGATCTGCTGCCTATGGACGTCGAACATGGCGATCAGATCGCGCGCGGTCGCGGTAGCCTGATCAGCGGTCTCTGCGACGCCGGTCAGGAAGAATTCCATCCAGGTTTCCCAGGTCCCAGCCTGGCGGACCTCCTGCAGGAGCCGGTAATAGTCGTCGCGTCGGGATTTCAGGAACAGGCTGAGATAGAGGATCGGCTCGCGCAGCACCCCAGCCTCACACAGGATCAGCGTGATGAGCAGCCGGCCGAGGCGCCCGTTGCCGTCGAGGAAGGGGTGGATCGTCTCGAACTGGACGTGGGCCAGGCCCGCCCGGATGAGCGGGGGCAGCGCCGCATCCTCGCTGTGCAGGAAGCGCTCGAGCGAATCGAGACATTCGTCCAGCCGGTTCGGCGGCGGGGGCACGAACAGGGCGTTGCCGGGCCGGGTTCCGCCGATCCAGTTCTGCGAGCGGCGGAACTCGCCCGGCTGCTTTGCGGCGCCCCGTCCCGACTTGAGCAGGATGGCGTGCATTTCGCGGATCAGCCGCAGCGACAACGGAAATCCGCCGCGCATCCGGGAGACGCCATGCTCGATCGCCGCGACGTAGTTCGAAACCTCGGTCACGTCGTCGAGTAGGGCTGCCGGCGCCTCATGATTTTCGAACAGCAGCAGATCCGACAACGAGGATTGCGTCCCCTCGATCTGCGAGGACAGGAGGGCTTCCTTGCGGACGTACATGTAGAGGAACAAAGGCGTCGAAGGCAGGATCGTCGTCACGCCGTCGAGGCGCCCGACCGCGGTGATGGCGCGTTCATAGACCTGCATGAACCGTCCGAGTTCAAGCGGCGGATTCGGCGGCAGTGGGGCAGGCACATAGGCCCGCACGCGCTCGCCTCCCGCGCTCGTTTCGACATAGGCGCCGAGCCGTTGGTTCTCTCCGTCCGCCACGCGCGATCCTTTAATTAGCTTCGCCGTTATTAAAGTATAATCCCATATATATTAAT
The window above is part of the Bradyrhizobium sp. PSBB068 genome. Proteins encoded here:
- a CDS encoding DUF2274 domain-containing protein; the protein is MTKLKLGPLTDDKPVKMSVELPAAVHRDLVAYAQVLGRTSGQTAPDPSKLIVPMIERFMATDRAFAKARRDRAAQVAGGSAEKSG
- a CDS encoding LysR family transcriptional regulator encodes the protein MDVELSDLRLAVVTSQHRSLRQAAEALNIRQSTLSRRLHEIERQLGVVLFERTNGGTHLTTVGLEFVASAKRILDDVDTELRRIKSRSRGELGLLTIGVHASPSAGHMHATLVEYHRRFPDVDVRTVDGSQDRLLCALAGNAVDIAIMTGHATTWDGRMLPLWSERVIVSFPQHHPLGQNSRIRWADLANEKFLVPQQGPGPELEGLLMAKLRHAVGSQRIVHQDSSLDRLLSLVSANYGTLLMFEGATGGRYEGVVYREVWDDDGPTQVKFMACWRDANSNPALGSFLAMLRENYPDFSAEPPAT
- a CDS encoding Fic family protein — protein: MADGENQRLGAYVETSAGGERVRAYVPAPLPPNPPLELGRFMQVYERAITAVGRLDGVTTILPSTPLFLYMYVRKEALLSSQIEGTQSSLSDLLLFENHEAPAALLDDVTEVSNYVAAIEHGVSRMRGGFPLSLRLIREMHAILLKSGRGAAKQPGEFRRSQNWIGGTRPGNALFVPPPPNRLDECLDSLERFLHSEDAALPPLIRAGLAHVQFETIHPFLDGNGRLGRLLITLILCEAGVLREPILYLSLFLKSRRDDYYRLLQEVRQAGTWETWMEFFLTGVAETADQATATARDLIAMFDVHRQQIAGLGRAAPSALRVHELIQASPIVTIQTVSERLAVSFPTASTALENLAKIGVVRETTGRQRGRIYAYSDYLALLDRGTDPLPA